One genomic segment of Andreesenia angusta includes these proteins:
- a CDS encoding ABC transporter permease, translated as MRKNTAWSGVWAKLTVLAFIAPLATVVLWSVAKSWPWPELLPTEYSTRGLSHVFRPSSGAVKSLVTSFKLSAVVTFLSLVASVLAGKSLGIYEFRGKRVVKLLSIAPIIVPSMAVAMGIHSVFIKLGLSNTFAGVVLVHMITTIPYGIRIFTDIFEITGERLEDQARVLGAGPFKAFIYITLPVISPGIASAGSLMFIVSFSQYFLTFLIGGGNLVTYPMMMVPYIQSGDRSMASAYSLVFVVVTLVILFAIEKGVKLYYGDKDKFYF; from the coding sequence ATGAGAAAAAATACTGCATGGAGTGGAGTTTGGGCGAAGCTGACTGTACTCGCCTTTATAGCCCCACTAGCTACAGTTGTGCTTTGGAGCGTCGCAAAGAGCTGGCCATGGCCTGAGCTGCTTCCAACAGAGTACAGTACAAGGGGGCTTTCCCATGTCTTCAGACCAAGTAGCGGGGCTGTAAAAAGCCTTGTGACCAGCTTCAAGCTGTCCGCTGTGGTGACATTCCTTTCGCTTGTGGCAAGCGTACTTGCAGGAAAATCACTCGGGATATATGAGTTCAGAGGGAAGCGTGTGGTGAAGCTGCTCTCGATAGCGCCGATAATAGTGCCGTCTATGGCGGTGGCCATGGGTATACACAGCGTATTTATAAAGCTGGGGCTTTCAAACACCTTTGCGGGGGTTGTTCTGGTGCATATGATAACTACAATTCCATACGGTATACGGATATTCACAGATATATTCGAGATCACAGGAGAGCGGCTAGAGGATCAAGCCAGAGTACTTGGGGCTGGACCGTTCAAAGCCTTTATATACATAACACTGCCTGTCATATCTCCAGGGATTGCATCGGCTGGAAGCCTTATGTTCATAGTCTCCTTCAGCCAGTACTTTTTGACGTTTCTGATAGGAGGAGGGAATCTGGTGACTTACCCTATGATGATGGTACCCTATATACAGAGTGGAGACAGGTCCATGGCTTCGGCTTACAGCCTTGTGTTTGTAGTTGTAACACTTGTGATTCTCTTTGCCATAGAAAAAGGTGTAAAATTATACTATGGAGACAAGGACAAATTCTATTTTTAG
- a CDS encoding ABC transporter permease: protein MKLKLKKKIKPYLLLLPALAVLLGIFAAGLILGFLQSLGYSPLEGRFNLTAEHYAKALSASGFYKSLLFSLKTSAVSSAIAVVFGVMLAYMLLKSRDRLKAERIAYKLPVVVPHLVASLLAYSVLSQSGILARLAYTIGFIEAQEQFPSLLFDRGGVGIIAAYVWKGAPYIAMVTYSVLRGINENLVDAARNLGATDRQILSNILLPISTPTIFSSFIIIFAFSFGAFEIPYLLGPTSPRAIPVEAYVQYINPDWSNRPYAMAISMISAAMSFVMLMAYQKLFEKIRKYGR from the coding sequence GCTTGCAGTGCTTCTGGGCATATTTGCGGCTGGACTTATCCTAGGCTTTCTACAGAGCCTGGGATATTCTCCGTTAGAGGGGCGATTCAACCTTACAGCGGAGCACTACGCTAAAGCCCTAAGTGCATCGGGATTCTACAAGTCTTTGCTCTTTAGCTTAAAGACCTCAGCTGTATCTTCGGCGATTGCAGTTGTTTTTGGAGTCATGCTAGCATATATGTTGCTAAAGAGCAGAGACAGACTGAAGGCGGAGCGGATCGCCTACAAACTGCCCGTAGTTGTGCCTCATCTAGTGGCATCGCTGCTGGCCTACAGTGTACTGTCGCAGAGCGGGATACTGGCTAGGCTCGCATATACCATTGGATTTATAGAAGCACAAGAGCAGTTCCCAAGCCTGCTTTTCGACAGAGGCGGTGTAGGGATAATAGCTGCTTATGTCTGGAAAGGAGCGCCCTACATAGCCATGGTGACATACTCTGTGCTCAGGGGCATAAACGAAAACCTTGTAGATGCAGCCAGAAACCTTGGGGCTACAGACAGGCAGATCTTAAGCAATATACTTCTTCCCATATCCACCCCTACGATATTCTCTTCTTTTATAATAATATTTGCATTTTCATTTGGAGCTTTTGAAATACCGTATCTGCTGGGGCCTACAAGCCCTAGGGCAATCCCGGTCGAGGCCTATGTGCAGTACATAAATCCCGACTGGAGCAACAGGCCCTATGCCATGGCGATAAGTATGATATCGGCAGCTATGTCTTTTGTCATGCTGATGGCGTACCAGAAATTGTTCGAAAAAATCAGAAAGTATGGCAGGTGA